A genome region from Chlorobaculum tepidum TLS includes the following:
- a CDS encoding NUDIX hydrolase, giving the protein MSRQINNDPGRWEVLESIYLHQRPWLTVRQDRVRLSSGKTIDDYYVQEFPHWVNVLAITEERDVVLIRQYRHGIGEVSWELPAGVLDEGESLLDGAQRELLEETGYSGGTWTPLMELSANPALQNNISYSFLAEGVSLSGTQHLDPTEEITVHLMPLDRLREIVFDGGMIQALHAAPILKYLLQNRWGESVKGEG; this is encoded by the coding sequence ATGAGCAGACAAATCAACAACGATCCCGGACGCTGGGAGGTACTCGAATCGATCTACCTCCACCAGAGGCCGTGGCTCACCGTGCGGCAGGATCGTGTGCGGCTTTCAAGCGGCAAAACGATAGACGACTACTACGTACAGGAATTTCCCCATTGGGTGAACGTGCTGGCCATCACGGAGGAACGTGACGTCGTGCTGATCCGCCAGTACCGCCACGGCATCGGCGAGGTGTCATGGGAGCTGCCTGCCGGAGTGCTCGATGAAGGAGAATCGCTGCTCGACGGAGCGCAACGGGAGCTGCTCGAAGAGACCGGCTACAGCGGCGGAACGTGGACGCCCCTGATGGAGCTGAGTGCAAATCCGGCGCTTCAGAACAACATCTCCTACTCGTTCCTCGCTGAGGGCGTGAGCCTGTCCGGCACGCAGCACCTCGACCCGACCGAAGAGATCACCGTGCACCTGATGCCGCTCGACCGTCTGCGCGAAATCGTGTTTGACGGCGGAATGATTCAGGCCCTGCACGCAGCTCCGATACTCAAGTACCTATTGCAAAACAGGTGGGGGGAATCGGTAAAAGGAGAGGGATAG